One Paenibacillus riograndensis SBR5 DNA segment encodes these proteins:
- a CDS encoding glycosyltransferase family 4 protein: MQSSTSVLILSWEYPPVVIGGMAPHVYELSRHLACGPAEVHVITNSAPGRPVLEVENGVYVHRVNSYENLTDFEDWVLEFNLAIVDYVASRLSGNVRLDLIHAHDWLVGYAALLLHQRLGLPLVTTIHATEFGRNQGLFTPQQHMIHAIEHELVTSSDKVIVCSMHMQREVCTVHGLDKSRTEIIPNGIDLCSLELIPAHSFRREHYAQDGGKIVLFIGRLVKEKGVQVLLQSIHEVLREFPHCTCIIAGRGPMSAELEDRAAELGTSIRFTGFVDSQEKSFLLQLADVCVFPSLYEPFGIVALEAMGSGTPVIVSEAGGLAEIVEHGRTGLTSMSGDPGMLAARILQLLRDPDEGSLLAEAARREVLLRYDWQPIADRTGEVYSTLSGVRL, encoded by the coding sequence ATGCAATCAAGCACATCTGTCTTAATCCTGTCCTGGGAGTATCCGCCTGTGGTGATCGGAGGAATGGCCCCGCATGTCTATGAATTGTCCAGGCATTTGGCCTGCGGGCCGGCCGAGGTCCATGTAATTACCAATAGCGCCCCAGGACGGCCCGTTCTGGAAGTGGAGAACGGCGTATACGTGCACCGTGTGAATTCTTATGAGAACTTGACCGATTTCGAGGATTGGGTGCTTGAGTTCAATCTGGCAATTGTAGATTACGTTGCCTCCCGGCTCAGCGGGAACGTAAGGCTTGATCTTATTCATGCGCATGATTGGCTGGTCGGCTATGCCGCCCTTCTGCTGCATCAGCGGCTGGGATTACCGCTTGTGACAACGATCCATGCTACAGAGTTTGGGAGGAATCAGGGGTTGTTCACGCCTCAGCAGCACATGATTCATGCCATCGAGCATGAACTGGTCACTTCGTCAGACAAGGTCATTGTATGCAGCATGCATATGCAGCGGGAGGTCTGCACTGTGCATGGTCTTGACAAGTCCAGGACGGAGATTATCCCTAACGGCATTGATCTCTGTTCGTTGGAGCTGATTCCGGCGCATTCCTTCAGAAGGGAGCATTACGCGCAGGATGGCGGCAAGATCGTCCTGTTCATTGGAAGACTGGTGAAGGAAAAAGGGGTACAGGTGCTGCTGCAAAGTATACATGAGGTGCTGCGCGAATTCCCGCACTGCACCTGTATTATCGCAGGCCGGGGACCGATGTCCGCCGAGCTTGAGGACCGTGCGGCTGAGCTGGGGACAAGCATACGCTTCACCGGCTTCGTAGACAGCCAGGAGAAAAGCTTTCTGCTCCAGCTTGCCGATGTCTGTGTATTTCCCAGTTTGTATGAGCCCTTCGGCATTGTGGCGCTGGAAGCGATGGGGAGCGGTACACCGGTAATTGTGTCAGAAGCGGGAGGGCTGGCCGAGATTGTTGAGCATGGGCGGACCGGACTCACCAGCATGTCCGGAGACCCTGGCATGCTGGCGGCCCGGATTCTGCAGCTGCTCCGTGACCCTGATGAGGGAAGTCTGCTTGCGGAAGCAGCCCGGAGGGAAGTTCTGCTGCGGTATGATTGGCAGCCCATTGCGGACAGAACCGGAGAAGTCTATTCCACGCTGAGCGGCGTGAGATTATAA
- a CDS encoding Coenzyme F420 hydrogenase/dehydrogenase, beta subunit C-terminal domain → MTSFITLKEEIIDLSLCASCGLCAAVCPQGLLAMNGDSVSLPVFQGLESQAEDTCGSCNLCSEVCPGYDTGVMESERRIFGRNRSELERWTGIYLSTHQFSAADPEILGRAAAGGAGTILAVTALEEKLADAVIVVGRDEERPWVPKAYLADSVERIIECAQTSYCITPNLDLLQDDRYDKIGIIGVPCQIQGIHKLLNLPEHLPSSVLADKVAFTIELGCASSTSLGGTEHLITEILGIELADVAVMRYREGQYPGQFMVKTRQGQEHYLPFYRLVEEFKKFKTFRCLACPDWWSGIADISISDGDPNIFDSSKEGISAKASSTVMVRTKTGARLLELAVRRNAARLVDYTFDNNLGLERKRQRYRSYAAMGDRRIPLAPGRDMDYSQILSDDEVIRIGIGPKQGRPAGQM, encoded by the coding sequence ATGACATCTTTTATAACGCTCAAGGAAGAGATTATTGATCTATCGCTCTGCGCGTCTTGCGGATTGTGCGCTGCAGTATGTCCCCAAGGCCTGCTTGCGATGAACGGCGATTCCGTTTCGCTTCCGGTCTTTCAGGGTCTGGAGAGCCAGGCGGAGGACACCTGCGGCAGCTGCAATCTCTGCTCGGAGGTGTGTCCGGGCTATGATACAGGTGTGATGGAATCCGAGCGGCGCATCTTTGGCCGCAACCGTTCGGAGCTTGAACGCTGGACCGGTATCTACTTATCTACCCATCAGTTTTCGGCGGCGGACCCGGAAATTCTCGGCCGGGCGGCAGCCGGCGGGGCGGGAACGATCCTGGCGGTTACCGCGCTGGAGGAGAAGCTTGCTGACGCAGTGATTGTTGTGGGGAGAGATGAGGAGCGTCCCTGGGTACCGAAGGCCTACCTGGCCGATTCGGTGGAACGGATTATCGAGTGTGCGCAGACCAGCTACTGCATCACTCCCAACCTGGATCTGCTGCAGGATGACAGATATGACAAGATCGGCATTATAGGCGTGCCTTGCCAGATTCAAGGAATCCACAAGCTGCTGAATCTGCCGGAGCACTTGCCGTCCTCTGTGCTGGCAGACAAAGTGGCGTTCACGATTGAGCTGGGCTGCGCCTCCAGCACCTCACTGGGCGGTACCGAGCATCTGATTACGGAGATTTTGGGGATTGAATTGGCTGACGTTGCTGTGATGCGCTACCGGGAGGGGCAATATCCGGGGCAATTCATGGTCAAGACCCGGCAGGGGCAGGAGCATTATCTGCCTTTTTACCGGCTGGTGGAGGAATTCAAAAAGTTCAAAACCTTCCGCTGCCTCGCTTGCCCGGACTGGTGGTCAGGGATCGCCGATATTTCGATTTCGGATGGAGATCCTAATATTTTTGATTCCAGCAAAGAAGGAATATCTGCTAAGGCATCCTCCACGGTAATGGTGCGAACGAAAACAGGGGCCCGCCTGCTTGAGCTTGCGGTGCGCCGGAATGCGGCCCGGCTGGTCGATTACACGTTTGATAATAATCTTGGACTGGAGCGGAAACGGCAGCGGTACCGCAGCTATGCGGCGATGGGCGACCGGCGGATTCCGCTGGCTCCCGGCAGAGATATGGATTATTCGCAAATACTCTCCGATGACGAGGTGATCAGAATTGGGATTGGTCCGAAACAGGGTCGGCCTGCCGGCCAAATGTGA
- the aroA gene encoding 3-phosphoshikimate 1-carboxyvinyltransferase — protein sequence MGLVRNRVGLPAKCDLQIKAKREVCSFEFHSVPGDKSISQRAIVLNAIAEGQGTVYNVLRSRDIESCITILRQLGVRIAWNGDELSVHGQGLRGLQAPAGRLEVGNTATSARLMLSVLAGQSFAAELGGNALLSARPMDWVVQPLTDMGAVIEYLGAKGCLPLRIQGASPLSPIDMEATVFSAQEKSALLFAGLYAEGITRYRQRCQSRDHTERLMHYFGIDIHSDNDVTFLKGGNAFCAKDVMVPGDMSSAAFLLAAYAIRGVDRKGSLLIKQVGVNPTRSGFIRLLAEMGLHLTLQAEAELISGEPVADIYCTPGTRLSSVLAEGNGRIQSLIDEVPLLAAVSAFAEGNTVIRDCGELRDKDTNRIQTTAGVLKAFGVETSCSDDEMVIHGGRPLSPAIVNSCGDHRIAMTAAVLASSLDEPSIIRNCGCINVSYPGFVEDLSQFAHIDVLPAE from the coding sequence TTGGGATTGGTCCGAAACAGGGTCGGCCTGCCGGCCAAATGTGATTTGCAGATTAAGGCGAAGCGGGAGGTGTGCTCCTTCGAATTCCATTCGGTTCCGGGAGACAAATCCATCTCCCAGCGGGCCATTGTCCTGAACGCTATCGCCGAAGGCCAAGGTACGGTGTACAATGTGCTGCGTTCCCGTGACATTGAGAGCTGCATCACGATTCTGCGCCAATTGGGTGTAAGGATTGCCTGGAATGGGGATGAGCTGTCCGTGCATGGACAAGGGCTGCGGGGCCTGCAGGCACCGGCTGGCAGGCTTGAGGTCGGGAATACGGCCACTTCGGCCCGTTTGATGTTGTCTGTACTGGCGGGACAGTCCTTTGCAGCGGAACTGGGCGGGAACGCACTGCTCTCGGCAAGACCCATGGACTGGGTTGTTCAGCCGCTGACGGATATGGGGGCGGTGATTGAATATCTTGGGGCCAAAGGCTGCCTGCCTTTGCGGATACAGGGAGCGTCCCCATTGTCCCCTATAGACATGGAAGCCACTGTATTCAGCGCACAGGAAAAGTCAGCCCTGCTGTTCGCGGGATTATATGCAGAGGGAATCACACGTTACCGGCAACGCTGCCAAAGCCGGGATCACACCGAACGCCTGATGCATTATTTCGGCATAGATATTCATTCCGATAACGATGTTACCTTCCTGAAGGGAGGGAATGCCTTCTGCGCCAAGGATGTAATGGTTCCCGGTGATATGTCCTCGGCGGCTTTTCTGCTGGCTGCATACGCTATTCGGGGAGTGGACCGCAAGGGCAGCCTGCTGATCAAGCAGGTGGGTGTCAATCCAACCCGGAGCGGGTTCATCCGGCTGCTTGCAGAGATGGGACTTCATTTGACGCTGCAAGCGGAAGCGGAGCTGATCTCCGGGGAACCGGTCGCAGATATCTACTGCACACCGGGAACCCGGTTGTCCTCTGTCTTAGCTGAAGGCAACGGGCGCATACAGAGCCTGATTGACGAAGTTCCTTTGCTGGCAGCGGTATCGGCATTTGCGGAAGGGAACACTGTGATCCGCGATTGCGGGGAATTAAGAGACAAGGATACGAACCGGATTCAGACCACCGCAGGGGTGCTAAAAGCTTTTGGCGTGGAAACCTCCTGCAGTGATGACGAGATGGTCATTCATGGCGGCCGGCCTCTATCCCCTGCCATCGTAAACAGCTGTGGTGATCACCGGATCGCCATGACCGCCGCTGTATTGGCCAGCAGCTTGGATGAGCCTTCGATCATCCGCAACTGCGGCTGTATCAACGTTTCCTATCCGGGCTTCGTAGAGGATCTTTCGCAGTTTGCGCATATCGATGTTTTGCCCGCAGAATGA
- a CDS encoding helix-turn-helix domain-containing protein, with the protein MPGYRSIKHNTMFVKLLLSLTAIAVITVILISTVTYSISADNSIQNAIAYNESILTQQQELIHKELTAIKYAASGMITTQSYLYHTNGSGKLSVSSMIDLSNFVEAQKKISPYIDSIYLYYAPLELVLTSRPEIRTSPISTFADRSWLEVWKQQSDNRTLWLTGRMDGFEPDQPAASLLQKMPLIGQVNGAIVMNLKLQLLFDDYLSHYHNKKGATLVLGPHSELLYSDSADGDSLLAQLDPARLTGGSGYYMDDSDRIVSYTTSELTGWRFVDITKRSSLLQGMDRIKFIVVTVAATYLTVAFAISFYLSRRLYRPLQSVISYIGGSEAGQRGGSGSPLPAGDEAGFIRHIYDQLVRNWETLMTEKRKVDSLLTDNHTAIKEKYLNGLIQGDSTDQAAELLGLRLDFTRFAVLTLELEEPYPVKGPDGIQFYLFRYGLMEELGADIDGEIFAKDDKRTVILLNVPAEEDDFPLEQAKRLKQLLLTRYSLNVTIAVSRNYSGEQSVCSAYEDTLEALNLKMYIGKGEILPYGILGDWKSQEEAYYYPYELETKLLQALLQTDKEQCFGAIRQITRTAIDRKLGKANIQQLFFQLSGEIMKTLVQTRGDMSAVFGDRPAYADVLSRAETLPDMEECLLDMCGRIIAYHKEKRSKMTDVTLQLATDYMDVNFNKNISVDTVAEHVQRSSSYLSRIFKESTGMTINDYLIQLRIKRAMELLQLDLTIEEICRDVGYANVSYFNKIFKARTGQTPGQYRQQQAADRLLSQRKEQAE; encoded by the coding sequence TTGCCGGGATACCGCTCGATCAAACATAACACGATGTTCGTCAAGCTGCTTCTTTCCTTGACCGCAATTGCCGTGATCACCGTCATTCTCATCTCCACGGTCACTTATTCCATTTCGGCGGACAACAGCATCCAGAATGCCATCGCATACAATGAATCGATCCTGACCCAGCAGCAGGAACTTATTCACAAAGAGCTGACCGCGATCAAATATGCCGCCTCCGGCATGATCACAACCCAGTCGTATCTGTACCATACTAATGGCAGCGGCAAGCTGAGTGTAAGCTCCATGATTGATTTATCCAATTTTGTGGAGGCGCAGAAAAAAATCAGTCCCTACATTGATTCCATCTATTTGTATTACGCTCCTTTGGAGCTTGTCCTGACATCGCGTCCCGAAATCCGGACCTCTCCTATCTCCACTTTTGCCGACCGCTCCTGGCTGGAAGTCTGGAAGCAGCAGTCCGACAACCGCACGCTCTGGTTAACCGGACGGATGGACGGCTTCGAGCCGGATCAGCCTGCCGCCAGCCTGCTGCAAAAGATGCCGTTAATCGGTCAGGTGAACGGCGCCATCGTTATGAATCTGAAGCTGCAGCTGCTGTTCGACGACTATTTGAGCCATTACCATAATAAAAAAGGCGCCACTCTTGTATTAGGGCCCCATTCTGAGCTGCTCTATTCCGATTCTGCTGACGGGGATTCCCTGCTGGCGCAGCTGGACCCTGCCCGCCTGACCGGCGGAAGCGGCTACTATATGGATGATTCCGACCGGATCGTTTCTTACACCACCTCGGAACTGACAGGCTGGAGATTCGTTGATATTACCAAACGCTCCAGTCTTCTGCAAGGGATGGACCGGATCAAGTTCATTGTCGTCACTGTTGCGGCTACCTACCTGACGGTGGCATTTGCGATTTCTTTTTATTTGTCCAGAAGATTGTACCGCCCGCTGCAGAGCGTGATCTCCTATATCGGCGGTTCCGAGGCCGGCCAGCGGGGCGGATCAGGCAGCCCTCTTCCCGCCGGCGACGAAGCGGGCTTCATCCGTCATATCTATGATCAGCTGGTCCGCAACTGGGAAACCCTGATGACAGAGAAGCGGAAGGTGGATTCCCTTCTGACCGATAACCATACAGCGATCAAGGAGAAATATCTGAACGGCCTCATCCAGGGAGACAGCACAGATCAGGCAGCGGAGCTGCTGGGGCTCCGGCTGGATTTCACCCGGTTTGCCGTACTGACCCTTGAGCTGGAAGAGCCTTATCCGGTAAAAGGGCCTGACGGCATCCAGTTCTATCTGTTCCGTTATGGGCTTATGGAAGAGCTCGGAGCCGATATCGACGGCGAAATCTTCGCCAAGGATGACAAGCGGACCGTCATCCTGCTGAACGTTCCTGCGGAGGAGGACGACTTCCCGCTGGAGCAGGCCAAGCGGCTGAAGCAGCTTCTGCTGACCCGCTACAGCCTGAACGTGACCATTGCCGTCAGCCGGAATTATAGCGGTGAGCAAAGCGTGTGCTCAGCCTACGAAGATACCCTGGAAGCACTCAATCTGAAAATGTACATCGGCAAGGGCGAAATTCTGCCATACGGCATCCTGGGCGACTGGAAGTCACAGGAAGAAGCTTATTATTATCCGTATGAGCTGGAAACGAAGCTGCTCCAGGCCTTGCTGCAGACAGACAAGGAGCAATGCTTTGGTGCCATCCGGCAAATCACCCGGACGGCGATTGACAGAAAGCTGGGGAAGGCGAATATCCAGCAGCTGTTTTTTCAGCTGAGCGGGGAGATCATGAAGACGCTTGTCCAGACCCGTGGCGACATGTCCGCCGTCTTCGGGGACAGACCGGCTTACGCAGATGTGCTGTCGCGTGCGGAAACGCTGCCGGATATGGAAGAGTGCCTGCTGGACATGTGCGGCAGGATCATCGCCTACCACAAGGAGAAACGTTCGAAGATGACGGATGTGACCCTGCAGCTGGCAACGGATTATATGGATGTCAATTTTAATAAAAATATTTCTGTAGACACGGTTGCTGAACACGTGCAGCGCAGCTCCTCCTATCTAAGCCGTATCTTCAAGGAGTCTACAGGGATGACGATTAACGATTATTTAATCCAGCTGCGGATCAAGCGGGCCATGGAACTGCTGCAGCTCGATCTGACCATCGAGGAGATCTGCCGGGATGTCGGGTATGCGAATGTAAGCTACTTCAATAAGATCTTCAAAGCCCGGACAGGGCAAACTCCCGGACAATACCGGCAGCAGCAGGCAGCAGACCGGCTGCTCTCCCAGAGGAAGGAGCAGGCGGAATAG
- a CDS encoding extracellular solute-binding protein — translation MQMKLKKFSKTLLPAMLTAGLLAGCGGNGGNNAAAPDASAGANAGTKAEAPMEITWGIHLQAPGVVENSQVQKWLEEKFNVKIKPVKVTDASIASGEVPDIFMLGDPANVTAYQNQGVLMNLDQNMLKEKMPEYYADIEKNNALFQTVTIDDKLWAIPMFIDLKPYDLGMLWRKDWLDKVGITKAPETLDEFEKAIYAFAQKDPDGNGQKDTYGLTGTATSTWSSGFYSIFGAFGVEPTMWHEKNGEIMNGSVMPETKEALAKLRQWFADGVIDPEFITDTQDSYRKKLYNNRIGVIEEQIAKGALPDAATVTEMKSLNPSAELVFTKNPKGPGGDGSWDWGVKSNFIVISNKVKDQPEKLNKLFEILRAESTDEETINMTSLGVKGTHWDFTESGATSGATQFKAGFEKAEERDQAGIRLFSLGNITTQAYREKYSNPALNEAIKTYSSAPRQTDALLFSALPSDGKYKNDLTSLMQKYFAQIISGEIPLEDFDKFVAEWKSRGGDELTKEANEMYQAQFKK, via the coding sequence GTGCAGATGAAACTCAAGAAATTCAGCAAAACCCTTCTACCCGCAATGTTGACAGCGGGCCTGCTGGCCGGCTGCGGCGGCAACGGCGGGAACAATGCGGCGGCACCGGATGCCAGCGCAGGCGCAAATGCCGGAACAAAAGCAGAAGCTCCTATGGAAATTACCTGGGGCATCCATCTTCAGGCTCCGGGGGTTGTAGAAAACTCCCAAGTCCAGAAGTGGCTGGAAGAGAAGTTCAATGTAAAGATCAAGCCGGTAAAGGTAACGGATGCCAGTATTGCCTCCGGTGAGGTTCCCGATATCTTCATGCTTGGCGATCCCGCCAATGTGACGGCATATCAGAACCAGGGCGTCCTGATGAACCTGGACCAGAACATGCTGAAGGAAAAGATGCCGGAATATTACGCGGATATTGAAAAAAACAATGCGCTGTTCCAAACGGTGACTATTGACGATAAGCTATGGGCCATCCCCATGTTCATCGATTTGAAGCCATATGATTTAGGGATGCTCTGGCGCAAGGATTGGCTGGATAAGGTAGGCATAACGAAGGCTCCCGAGACGCTGGATGAGTTCGAGAAGGCCATCTATGCCTTTGCACAGAAGGATCCGGACGGAAATGGCCAAAAAGATACGTACGGCTTGACAGGTACGGCAACCTCCACCTGGTCATCCGGCTTCTACTCCATCTTCGGTGCGTTCGGTGTGGAGCCGACGATGTGGCATGAGAAGAACGGGGAGATCATGAACGGCTCTGTCATGCCGGAAACGAAGGAAGCCCTGGCTAAGCTGCGGCAGTGGTTCGCTGACGGGGTTATTGATCCTGAATTTATCACCGATACCCAGGATTCCTACCGCAAAAAACTCTACAATAACCGGATCGGTGTGATCGAGGAGCAGATTGCTAAGGGTGCGCTCCCGGATGCAGCGACCGTGACGGAAATGAAGTCCCTGAATCCGAGTGCGGAGCTGGTGTTCACCAAGAATCCGAAGGGTCCCGGCGGCGACGGCTCGTGGGATTGGGGAGTGAAGAGCAACTTTATCGTGATCAGCAACAAAGTGAAGGACCAGCCGGAGAAGCTCAACAAACTGTTCGAGATCTTGAGGGCAGAGAGCACTGACGAAGAAACCATCAATATGACCAGCCTCGGGGTAAAAGGGACCCATTGGGACTTCACGGAGAGCGGAGCAACTTCAGGAGCTACCCAGTTTAAGGCCGGCTTCGAGAAGGCAGAGGAACGCGACCAGGCCGGCATCCGGCTCTTCTCGCTCGGCAACATCACGACGCAGGCATACCGCGAGAAGTATTCCAATCCTGCTCTGAATGAAGCGATTAAAACCTATTCCTCCGCTCCCAGACAGACGGATGCGCTGTTGTTCTCGGCGCTGCCTTCCGACGGCAAATACAAAAACGATTTGACTTCACTGATGCAGAAATATTTCGCCCAAATCATCAGCGGTGAAATTCCGCTCGAAGATTTCGATAAGTTCGTTGCGGAATGGAAATCCAGAGGCGGCGATGAATTGACCAAAGAAGCCAACGAGATGTACCAGGCTCAATTCAAAAAATAA
- a CDS encoding ABC transporter permease produces MKTIRKHGELLALFLFAFAFFIVFKYGPLYGVVIAFKDFKVVDGIWGSPWVGFQHFQELFQSSDFYRLLKNTLLLNFYQLVFAFPAPIILAILLNEVRSRYFQRFIQTTMYLPHFVSWVIMSGLLIYFLSPTTGIMADIMGWFGKEPIFFMGKKEYFRSIVVGSSILKDLGWGSIIYFAALSGINPEIQESAIIDGANRWQRIIRINVPSIMPTISIMFILSLGGFLSANFEQIINLLNPVTFETGDVIDTYVYRVGLQQFQYSYTAAIGLFKSLVGLVLILGANLTVKKLSKGENGLW; encoded by the coding sequence ATGAAAACCATACGAAAGCATGGAGAATTATTGGCGCTGTTTCTGTTTGCCTTTGCGTTTTTCATTGTTTTTAAATATGGTCCGCTGTATGGCGTGGTCATTGCATTTAAGGATTTCAAGGTCGTGGATGGAATATGGGGGAGTCCGTGGGTAGGATTTCAGCATTTCCAGGAGCTGTTTCAGAGCAGCGACTTTTACCGTCTTCTTAAAAACACCCTGCTTTTGAACTTTTATCAGCTGGTCTTTGCATTCCCGGCTCCGATTATTCTGGCGATTCTGCTGAACGAGGTCCGCTCCCGGTATTTCCAGAGATTCATTCAGACGACGATGTATCTGCCCCATTTCGTCTCTTGGGTAATCATGTCGGGTCTGCTCATCTATTTTCTGTCGCCGACTACAGGGATTATGGCTGACATCATGGGCTGGTTCGGAAAGGAGCCTATCTTCTTCATGGGCAAAAAGGAATATTTCCGGTCCATCGTCGTAGGCTCCTCCATACTAAAAGACTTGGGCTGGGGTTCCATCATCTATTTCGCCGCTTTGTCGGGGATTAACCCGGAAATTCAGGAATCGGCCATCATCGACGGGGCGAACCGCTGGCAGCGGATCATCCGGATCAATGTCCCGTCGATCATGCCTACCATATCGATTATGTTTATCCTCAGTCTCGGCGGTTTCTTAAGTGCAAATTTTGAACAAATCATCAATCTGCTTAACCCGGTCACCTTTGAAACAGGCGATGTTATCGATACTTACGTCTACCGGGTCGGCCTGCAGCAATTCCAATACAGCTACACAGCAGCTATCGGCTTATTCAAGTCGCTTGTGGGACTTGTGCTCATTCTGGGTGCCAATCTGACCGTGAAGAAGCTGAGCAAAGGGGAAAACGGATTATGGTAG
- a CDS encoding carbohydrate ABC transporter permease — MKTRKWQDLITPAIIYLVLSLLALIVVYPFIHVTAVSFSGRGEALRSGFHFFPRDFEWRAYRELLEYPFIWSGYANTVFRMVVGTLLTLLVTVCAAYPLSRPDFPMKRVLIMLILFTMIFEGGIVPNYLLIKELHLLNSRWVYVLPTAANAFQVLVMLSFFRSIPDALIEAARIDGARDMRILFRIVLPLSIPSLVTIGLWSLVHHINAFMDNLLYVTDQSKYVLQQVVRQILIENKLDPFTTATNLTPPAPESLKMASVIVCSLPVLVLYPFLLKYFEKGTMIGSVKG, encoded by the coding sequence ATGAAGACGAGAAAATGGCAGGATCTTATTACACCCGCTATCATCTATTTGGTGTTATCATTGCTCGCGCTGATCGTCGTATACCCATTCATTCATGTTACGGCGGTTTCCTTCAGCGGACGCGGGGAAGCGCTCCGGAGCGGATTTCACTTTTTTCCACGGGACTTTGAATGGAGGGCGTACCGGGAGCTGCTGGAATATCCGTTCATTTGGTCGGGTTATGCCAATACCGTGTTCCGCATGGTGGTGGGAACGCTCTTGACGCTGCTGGTCACCGTCTGCGCCGCCTATCCGCTGTCACGCCCGGATTTTCCTATGAAGCGTGTCCTGATCATGCTGATACTGTTCACTATGATCTTTGAGGGGGGCATCGTCCCGAACTATCTGCTCATCAAAGAACTGCATTTGCTGAATTCGCGGTGGGTTTATGTACTGCCTACAGCAGCTAATGCCTTCCAGGTTCTGGTGATGCTCTCATTCTTCCGGTCCATACCGGATGCGCTGATTGAGGCGGCCCGCATCGACGGAGCCAGGGACATGCGGATCTTGTTCCGCATTGTGCTGCCGCTCTCCATCCCGTCCCTGGTGACGATCGGGCTCTGGTCGCTCGTTCACCACATCAATGCATTTATGGATAATCTGCTGTATGTCACCGATCAGTCGAAGTACGTGCTGCAGCAAGTCGTCCGGCAGATTCTCATTGAGAACAAGCTGGACCCGTTCACTACGGCTACGAATCTGACACCTCCTGCACCGGAGAGTCTAAAGATGGCATCAGTGATCGTATGCTCCTTGCCGGTGCTTGTTCTCTACCCGTTCTTGCTTAAATACTTTGAGAAAGGAACGATGATTGGTTCAGTGAAAGGGTAA